One stretch of bacterium DNA includes these proteins:
- a CDS encoding FtsW/RodA/SpoVE family cell cycle protein: FFIFLQRTIKIASSANHRFASLLCIGLMSMLAFQIIVNIGMTMGVAPVAGVPLPYISYGGSAMLTNMVVAGMICNVANQ, translated from the coding sequence TTTTTTTCATTTTTCTGCAACGGACAATTAAGATCGCTTCGTCCGCCAACCACCGGTTCGCCAGCCTGCTCTGCATCGGCTTGATGAGTATGCTCGCCTTTCAGATCATCGTCAATATCGGCATGACCATGGGCGTGGCGCCGGTCGCCGGCGTTCCGTTGCCCTACATCAGTTACGGCGGATCGGCTATGTTGACCAATATGGTGGTCGCCGGCATGATCTGCAATGTCGCCAAT